A single Phalacrocorax aristotelis chromosome 18, bGulAri2.1, whole genome shotgun sequence DNA region contains:
- the SRR gene encoding LOW QUALITY PROTEIN: serine racemase (The sequence of the model RefSeq protein was modified relative to this genomic sequence to represent the inferred CDS: deleted 1 base in 1 codon; substituted 1 base at 1 genomic stop codon), with product MEGGCPGPTQHTAVGRVTRIPAFITRAWTAVGCKQAAIHTYTTTRVPCKRSSKSRDKAAAHVAPETGGATVHPKREPAAMAGQGPVGLEVLEQELEGNAAVFPSGGMIAGGAVVIERLLPLSADVKVXAAEPRSVEGCHQPKVLRELTPAVTIADAVKTSIGPKARPIIRDLVDDVVTVSEEEIKRATRLVWERMKLLIEPTAGALQQFQTVPRDMENICIVLCTGNVDLSSLTWLTDLPGKAE from the exons ATGGAAGGGGGCTGCCCTGGACCTACGCAACACACGGCAGTTGGAAGGGTAACAC GGATTCCTGCCTTCATCACGAGGGCCTGGACAGCTGTGGGCTGTAAGCAAGCTGCCATCCACACCTACACCACCACACGGGTGCCGTGCAAGCGTAGCAGCAAG TCCAGAGACAAGGCAGCAGCTCATGTAGCCCCAGAGACAGGAGGAGCCACAGTGCACCCCAAGCGGGAGCCAGCGGCGATGGCGGGGCAAGGCCCTGTCGgcctggaggtgctggagcag GAGCTCGAGGGAAACGCAGCGGTTTTTCCCAGTGGAGGAATGATTGCAGGAGGAGCAGTTGTCATTGAG CGGCTCCTCCCGCTCTCCGCAGATGTGAAAGTGTAGGCTGCTGAGCCACGCAGCGTGGAGGGCTGTCACCAGCCCAAGGTACTGCGGGAACTGACCCCAGCCGTCACCATCGCAGATGCAGTTAAAACCAGCATCGGACCA AAGGCACGGCCCATCATCAGGGATTTAGTTGATGACGTCGTGACAGTCTCAGAGGAAGAAATCAAG CGAGCCACACGGCTAGTGTGGGAAAGGATGAAGCTGCTGATTGAGCCAACAGCGGGTGCTCTCCAGCAGTTCCAGACAGTCCCCCGGGACATGGAGAACATTTGCATCGTGCTGTGCACGGGAAACGTGGACCTGAGCTCCCTGACCTGGCTCACAGACCTCCCTGGGAAAGCAGAATGA
- the TSR1 gene encoding pre-rRNA-processing protein TSR1 homolog: MAAAGAHRPGPLKQQNKAHKGGKHSGSSQRRAGGRVPVKAQPRRRLRDLSRVDRRHQALQLRRQRKEAVLAEKRSLGSRDGPPHLVVLVPLHSRAASHNTLRLLQSQDSAVVRVDEGRASGFALLCPRLKQRWRFVTAQAGDLHAVLDLAKVADSLLFILDSADGWDSAGEHCLSCLFTQGLPSYALAVPGGTDLPPKKRIDARKKLAKAIEKRFPEAKLFPLNTEQESSLLLRHLATQKQRHLAFRDRRAHLLAYAAEFVPGQESDLVGTLKVSGFVRGQTLNVNSLVHIVGHGDFQMSQVDAPPDPLSLNPRVVKGQKRSQDMEIQDDSVNGTDEMEEDVKVLMKADLNKQESLQSEVVPDPMEGEQTWPTEEELQEAEASLKANRRVVKVPKGTSKYQAAWIVDDEEGNQEDDDDDDEEDDDIDDDMMEEAVSQEGDSSAEEEEPAEEECETMTVSECLRDEQYDEKVEEDEQMLERYKQERMDEMFPDEVDTPRDVPARVRFQKYRGLKSFRTSPWDPKENLPRDYARIFQFQDFSRTRKHLFRQIEKEETEGASVGWYVTLYVCNVPVSVMESFKEGRPLVLFSLLPHEQKMSVLNFLVRRHPSNSEPVRAKEELIFHCGFRRFRASPLFSQHTSADKHKLERFLRPDAALVVTVYAPITFPPASVLLFKQRSNGMHDLIATGSLLSVDPDRIVIKRLVLSGHPFKIFTKTAVVRYMFFNREDVMWFKPVELRTKWGRRGHIKEPLGTHGHMKCHFDGQLKSQDTVLLNLYKRVFPKWTYDPHVPEPVPWVRSESAPPVQEVEME, from the exons atggcggcggcgggcgcccACCGGCCCGGGCCGCTGAAGCAGCAGAACAAGGCGCACAAGGGCGGGAAGCACAGCGGGTCGTCGCAGCGCCGCGCTGGAG GCCGCGTTCCCGTGAAGGcccagccccgccggcggcTCCGCGACCTCAGCAGGGTGGACCGGCGGCACCAGGCGCTGCAGCTCCGCCGGCAGCGCAAGGAGGCG GTGTTGGCGGAGAAGCGGAGCTTGGGCAGCAGGGACGGGCCCCCGCACCTCGTGGTTCTGGTGCCgctgcacagcagggctgcatcCCACAACACCCTCCGcttgctgcagagccaggactCGGCTGTTGTCCGcgtggatgaggggagagctAGCGGCTTTGCGCTCCTCTGCCCGCGACTGAAGCAGCGCTGGCGCTTTGTGACAGCGCAGGCAG GGGACCTTCATGCTGTCTTAGACCTAGCAAAGGTTGCCGACTCCCTCCTCTTCATCCTGGATTCTGCAGATGGCTGGGACAGCGCGGGGGAGCactgcctctcctgcctcttcACACAGGGGCTCCCCAGTTACG CTCTTGCTGTCCCAGGGGGCACTGACTTGCCACCTAAGAAGCGGATAGATGCCAGGAAGAAACTTGCCAAAGCCATTGAGAAGCGCTTTCCCGAGGCGAAGCTCTTCCCCCTGAACACGGAGCAGGAGTCCTCGCTGCTGCTGAGGCATCTCGCCACCCAAAAGCAGCGGCATCTCGCTTTCCGGGACAGGCGGGCTCACCTGCTTGCTTATGCCGCTGAGTTTGTGCCCGGTCAGGAGAGTGACCTGGTTGGGACCTTGAAGGTGTCTGGCTTTGTCCGGGGACAGACCCTCAATGTGAACAGCCTGGTGCATATTGTGGGGCACGGAGACTTCCAGATGAGCCAGGTGGATGCCCCCCCTGACCCCCTCTCTTTGAACCCCCGAGTGGTTAAAGGGCAGAAGAGGAGTCAGGACATGGAGATACAG GATGACTCTGTAAATGGTACCGATGAGATGGAGGAAGATGTTAAGGTTCTCATGAAGGCAGATCTGAACAAGCAGGAGTCTTTGCAGTCAGAAGTGGTTCCTGATCCTATGGAAGGGGAGCAGACGTGGCCTACTGAAGAAGAACTGCAAGAAGCAGAAG CTTCCCTGAAGGCAAACAGGAGGGTGGTGAAGGTCCCCAAAGGCACATCCAAGTACCAGGCTGCCTGGATTGTGGATGATGAAGAGGGCAATcaggaagatgatgatgatgacgatGAGGAAGATGATGATATCGATGATGATATGATGGAAGAGGCAGTTTCCCAG GAGGGGGACAGCAGCGCGGAGGAAGAGGAACCTGCGGAGGAGGAATGTGAGACCATGACCGTTTCTGAGTGCTTGCGGGACGAGCAGTATGACGAGAAGGTGGAGGAAGATGAACAGATGCTGGAGAGATACAAACAGGAGAGAATGGATGAAATGTTTCCGGATGAGGTGGACACACCACGTGACGTACCTGCCAGAGTCCG GTTCCAGAAGTACAGGGGGCTGAAGAGCTTCCGGACTTCTCCATGGGACCCTAAAGAGAATCTCCCAAGGGATTATGCCAGGATTTTCCAGTTCCAGGACTTTTCCCGAACCAGAAAGCACCTCTTCCGGCAAATAGAGAAAGAGGAGACTGAAGGAGCTTCG GTTGGCTGGTATGTCACGCTTTATGTCTGCAACGTCCCTGTCTCAGTGATGGAGAGCTTCAAAGAAGGGAGGCCACTAGTCCTGTTCTCACTGCTTCCCCACGAACAGAAG ATGTCCGTGTTGAATTTCCTGGTGCGTCGGCATCCGAGCAACAGTGAGCCAGTGAGGGCAAAAGAGGAGCTGATCTTTCACTGTGGGTTCAGGCGCTTCCGAGCATCCCCCCTGTTCTCCCAGCACACCTCAG CTGATAAGCACAAGCTGGAGCGATTCCTGCGCCCGGATGCTGCCCTGGTGGTGACTGTTTACGCTCCCATCactttccctcctgcctcagtgctgctttttaaacagagaagTAACG GAATGCATGACCTCATCGCCACGGgctctctgctttctgtggaCCCAGACAGAATCGTCATCAAGCGGCTGGTGCTCAGTGGCCATCCGTTCAAGATCTTTACCAAGACGGCTGTTGTGCGATACATGTTCTTTAACAGAG AGGATGTGATGTGGTTTAAGCCAGTGGAGCTGAGGACAAAGTGGGGTCGTAGAGGACACATCAAGGAGCCGTTAG GGACCCATGGTCACATGAAGTGCCACTTCGATGGACAGCTAAAGTCCCAGGACACCGTGCTGCTGAACCTCTACAAGCGCGTTTTTCCTAAATGGACTTATGACCCCCACGTTCCGGAGCCCGTGCCATGGGTGAGGAGCGAGAGTGCGCCACCTGTGCAGGAGGTGGAAATGGAATAA